The following proteins are encoded in a genomic region of Aquifex aeolicus VF5:
- a CDS encoding FUN14 domain-containing protein codes for MNIEQILHNEAFKEFGTGALIGFTLGYTFKKLFKVFVFLLGLYLITLIYLNNQGIVEIQWDNLESWVNYVFEGFRNFARNITAPVASLGGFAVGFTAGLKFG; via the coding sequence ATGAATATAGAACAAATTCTTCATAACGAGGCATTTAAGGAGTTCGGAACGGGAGCTTTGATAGGTTTTACGCTGGGCTACACTTTCAAAAAGTTATTTAAGGTCTTCGTCTTTCTTCTCGGACTGTATTTAATAACGCTTATATACCTGAACAATCAGGGTATCGTTGAAATTCAGTGGGACAACCTAGAGTCCTGGGTAAATTATGTGTTTGAGGGTTTCAGAAACTTTGCAAGAAACATTACGGCTCCGGTTGCTTCCCTCGGTGGGTTTGCGGTAGGATTTACCGCGGGACTGAAGTTCGGATAA
- a CDS encoding glycosyltransferase yields the protein MKIALFTDSFRKDLGGGTQVARQLAFGLSKKGYEVLVITGSTAEEETPFKVLKLPSIKYPFYHNVEIALPNVELLKELKNFNPDVIHYHDPFLAGTMALLMGKILKIPTVGTIHIHPKQLTYHGIKIDNGVIAKKLVSFFGNFTDCVVFVSKYQKKLYEELDSFCVKVIYNGIPDYFFVSEKRKLRNPRNRILTVSRLDKDKNPEFALKCVAEISKEVPVEYTIVGEGNEKEKLEKLARKLGIKANFLGFVPREELPELYLSHDVLLNTSKTETFGLSFAEAMATGMPVIALKEGSAPEIVGDGGILCEEKVECVKKAFLKLYQNPELYFKLSQKAPERAHVFRCERFLKDYESLYEEVIRTSVPR from the coding sequence ATGAAGATTGCACTCTTTACGGACAGTTTCAGAAAAGATCTCGGAGGTGGGACTCAGGTAGCCCGCCAGCTCGCTTTCGGACTCTCAAAAAAGGGATATGAAGTCCTCGTAATCACGGGAAGTACTGCGGAGGAAGAAACCCCCTTTAAAGTTCTGAAACTCCCCAGTATAAAGTACCCTTTCTACCACAACGTGGAAATAGCACTTCCGAATGTAGAACTCTTGAAGGAACTTAAAAACTTCAACCCCGATGTAATCCATTACCACGACCCTTTTCTCGCGGGAACGATGGCACTTTTAATGGGAAAAATTCTTAAAATTCCTACCGTCGGAACTATACACATACACCCGAAACAGCTCACTTACCACGGGATAAAGATAGACAACGGAGTTATAGCGAAAAAGCTCGTTTCTTTTTTCGGGAATTTTACCGATTGTGTGGTTTTTGTGTCGAAGTACCAGAAAAAACTCTACGAAGAACTTGATTCTTTTTGCGTTAAGGTGATTTACAACGGCATTCCCGACTACTTCTTCGTGTCCGAGAAGAGAAAGCTCAGAAATCCGAGAAACAGAATACTTACGGTTTCGAGGCTTGATAAGGACAAAAACCCAGAATTTGCCCTGAAGTGTGTTGCCGAAATCTCCAAGGAAGTTCCCGTAGAGTACACTATCGTAGGTGAGGGAAACGAGAAAGAAAAACTCGAAAAATTAGCAAGGAAGCTCGGGATAAAGGCAAACTTTCTCGGCTTTGTTCCAAGGGAGGAACTTCCAGAGCTTTACCTTTCTCACGACGTTTTGTTAAACACTTCAAAGACTGAGACCTTTGGTCTTTCCTTCGCAGAAGCCATGGCAACGGGAATGCCCGTGATAGCTTTAAAGGAAGGTTCAGCACCGGAAATCGTAGGAGATGGAGGAATTCTCTGTGAGGAGAAGGTTGAGTGCGTTAAAAAAGCCTTCTTAAAGCTTTATCAAAACCCCGAGTTATACTTCAAGCTTTCACAGAAAGCCCCGGAAAGGGCTCATGTCTTCAGGTGTGAAAGATTTTTGAAAGATTACGAGAGTCTTTACGAGGAGGTTATCCGAACTTCAGTCCCGCGGTAA
- the nuoF gene encoding NADH-quinone oxidoreductase subunit NuoF: MRSYPAIPRIYAETTLNMLLKRAKKPRVHSIDEYLKDGGYQALEKALNMSPEEIIDWVDKSTLRGRGGAGFPTGKKWKFAVQNPGPRYFICNADESEPGTFKDRIIIERDPHLLIEGIIISSYAIGANEAYIYIRGEYPAGYYILRDAIEEAKKKGFLGKNILGSGFDLEIYVARGAGAYICGEETALIESLEGKRGHPRLKPPYPVQKGLWGKPTVVNNVETIANVPFIISMGWEEYRYIGPSDYAGPKLFPVSGKVKKPGVYELPMNTTLREVIFKYAGGTLGNKKVKAVFSGALDCFSSEELDIPMDYSPLGFGGTGTVIVLTEEDDIVEAALKIAEFYEHETCGQCTPCRVGCYEQANLLEKIYKGEATEQDWEGFDFVNRNIQPTSICGLGAVAGRLIRQTLEKFPEEWEKYRKKSASLPL, translated from the coding sequence ATGAGATCCTATCCCGCTATACCTAGGATTTACGCTGAAACTACCCTTAATATGCTCCTCAAGAGGGCTAAAAAGCCCAGAGTTCATTCCATAGATGAGTACTTAAAAGATGGGGGATACCAGGCTTTAGAAAAAGCCCTGAACATGTCCCCCGAGGAAATCATAGACTGGGTTGACAAAAGTACGCTGCGGGGTAGAGGAGGAGCAGGATTCCCAACCGGGAAGAAGTGGAAATTCGCGGTTCAGAACCCCGGACCCAGGTACTTTATATGCAACGCGGACGAGTCAGAACCGGGAACCTTTAAGGACAGGATAATAATAGAGAGGGATCCCCACCTCCTGATAGAGGGAATAATCATATCCTCCTATGCGATTGGGGCAAACGAAGCATACATATACATAAGGGGAGAGTACCCCGCGGGCTATTACATACTGAGGGATGCAATAGAGGAGGCGAAAAAGAAGGGATTTTTAGGAAAGAACATCTTGGGTTCGGGATTTGACCTTGAGATATACGTGGCAAGGGGTGCGGGTGCCTACATATGCGGTGAGGAAACCGCTCTGATAGAAAGCCTTGAGGGTAAAAGGGGACACCCGAGGTTAAAACCCCCATACCCCGTCCAGAAGGGACTCTGGGGAAAACCGACGGTAGTGAACAACGTAGAAACCATAGCTAACGTTCCCTTTATAATTTCCATGGGCTGGGAGGAGTACAGGTACATAGGCCCGAGTGACTACGCTGGACCAAAACTCTTTCCCGTAAGCGGTAAGGTGAAAAAACCCGGGGTTTACGAGCTTCCCATGAACACAACACTCAGGGAAGTCATATTCAAGTATGCGGGCGGAACCCTCGGAAACAAAAAGGTGAAGGCTGTATTTTCCGGGGCTCTTGACTGCTTTTCCTCGGAAGAACTCGACATTCCCATGGACTACTCTCCTCTCGGGTTTGGCGGAACGGGAACGGTTATAGTGCTCACGGAAGAGGACGACATAGTGGAAGCAGCTCTAAAAATTGCAGAGTTCTACGAACACGAAACCTGCGGACAGTGCACCCCTTGCAGGGTAGGGTGCTACGAACAGGCAAACCTCCTTGAGAAAATATACAAGGGTGAAGCTACAGAGCAGGACTGGGAAGGTTTTGACTTTGTAAACAGGAACATTCAACCCACTTCTATATGCGGTCTCGGGGCTGTTGCGGGAAGGCTTATCAGACAAACACTTGAGAAATTCCCGGAGGAGTGGGAAAAGTACAGAAAGAAATCTGCTTCCCTTCCCCTTTAA
- the nuoE gene encoding NADH-quinone oxidoreductase subunit NuoE — protein MFKTEFEFPEELKTKLQEHINYFPKKRQAILLCLHEIQNYYGYIPPESLKPLADMLELPLNHVEGVVAFYDMFDREDKAKYRIRVCVSIVCHLMGTNKLLKALENILGIKPGEVTPDGKFKIVPVQCLGACSEAPVFMVNDDEYKFESEVQLNEILSRYT, from the coding sequence ATGTTTAAAACGGAGTTTGAATTTCCCGAAGAGCTGAAAACTAAGCTCCAGGAACACATAAATTACTTTCCCAAAAAGAGACAGGCTATACTTCTGTGTCTTCACGAAATACAAAATTACTACGGATACATACCTCCCGAGAGCCTAAAGCCCTTGGCGGACATGCTGGAACTTCCCCTAAACCACGTGGAAGGAGTTGTTGCCTTTTACGATATGTTTGACAGGGAGGACAAGGCAAAGTACAGGATAAGGGTTTGCGTGAGCATAGTGTGCCACCTTATGGGAACGAATAAACTTTTGAAAGCTCTTGAGAATATCCTCGGTATAAAACCAGGGGAAGTTACCCCCGACGGTAAGTTTAAGATAGTTCCCGTTCAGTGTCTGGGAGCTTGCTCGGAAGCTCCCGTGTTTATGGTAAACGATGATGAGTATAAATTTGAAAGCGAGGTGCAGTTAAATGAGATCCTATCCCGCTATACCTAG
- a CDS encoding PP2C family protein-serine/threonine phosphatase — protein sequence MKWVSGIVYSDRRTYADRFWADGEIFAVADGMGIGKGAVAAAEKAVDLIPKFKPYNSEEKIRENFSKINRELIKELGKLEDSVLSGTTLSLLSFNERNFYIGHVGDSRIYLFRKGRLYRLTEDQVKIKGNKKVVKVLGLEWNPEVYTFSSHYEEGDLFLLASDGFVEVLSEGEIEEALSCCDLEKGAERLKNMARQKGGRKEMVFLIVKTD from the coding sequence TTGAAGTGGGTTTCCGGGATAGTTTACTCGGACAGGAGAACCTACGCGGACAGGTTCTGGGCGGACGGGGAAATTTTTGCTGTTGCGGACGGAATGGGCATAGGAAAAGGCGCGGTCGCTGCCGCTGAAAAAGCGGTGGATTTAATACCAAAATTCAAGCCCTACAATTCGGAAGAGAAAATAAGGGAGAACTTTTCAAAGATTAACAGGGAACTAATAAAGGAACTGGGAAAACTTGAGGATAGTGTGCTTTCGGGAACTACGCTAAGCCTCCTTTCCTTCAACGAAAGGAACTTTTACATAGGACACGTGGGGGACTCAAGGATATACCTCTTCAGGAAGGGAAGACTGTACAGGCTAACGGAGGACCAGGTGAAGATAAAGGGAAACAAAAAAGTGGTTAAAGTTCTTGGGCTTGAGTGGAACCCTGAAGTTTACACCTTTTCATCGCACTACGAGGAGGGGGACCTGTTCCTGCTTGCCTCCGACGGGTTTGTGGAAGTTTTAAGCGAAGGAGAGATAGAAGAGGCACTTTCGTGTTGCGATTTGGAAAAGGGGGCGGAAAGGCTCAAAAATATGGCTCGCCAGAAAGGTGGTAGGAAGGAGATGGTGTTTTTAATTGTAAAAACGGATTAG
- a CDS encoding serine/threonine protein kinase, whose amino-acid sequence MEDFKSGDLILGYYKVLEKLGEGNFGKVYKVEALKGRYKGKVFALKVASNPYSVHYLWKEAQTLILFHHQNIVSLQSYLYKKDKKELYLIYEYMDFGTLKDYVEKKGKLSPEEALKVLRHVVNALEYLHSRGYIHSDLKPENVFGKRVLGGVLWKLGDFSLVRIRGDVSIIDVKGTIGFIAPEIFRGEIHRSSDIYSLGCLTLYMLTGKVPFEGKDFKERKEKNKRGEVEIPEEIPGKLKDLLERMLEVDYKRRFRTARELKEYMVKEGLI is encoded by the coding sequence ATGGAAGACTTTAAATCGGGAGACCTTATACTCGGTTACTACAAGGTTCTGGAAAAGCTAGGAGAAGGGAATTTCGGGAAAGTTTACAAGGTTGAAGCTCTGAAAGGGAGGTATAAAGGAAAAGTCTTTGCCCTGAAGGTAGCTTCCAACCCTTACTCGGTTCACTACCTCTGGAAGGAAGCCCAGACCTTAATCCTCTTTCACCACCAGAACATAGTTTCCCTTCAGAGTTATCTCTACAAAAAGGATAAAAAGGAACTCTACCTCATATACGAGTACATGGACTTCGGGACGTTAAAAGATTACGTGGAGAAAAAGGGGAAGCTCTCCCCTGAGGAAGCCCTGAAAGTTTTAAGGCACGTCGTTAACGCCCTTGAATACCTCCACTCAAGGGGATACATCCACAGCGACCTCAAGCCGGAGAACGTATTCGGTAAAAGGGTTCTGGGTGGAGTTTTGTGGAAGCTCGGAGACTTTAGCCTAGTCAGGATAAGGGGCGACGTTTCTATAATAGATGTGAAAGGAACTATCGGTTTTATAGCTCCCGAAATTTTCAGGGGAGAAATTCACAGGAGCAGCGATATATACTCTCTCGGGTGTCTAACCCTTTACATGCTAACGGGCAAGGTTCCCTTCGAAGGGAAAGATTTTAAAGAGAGAAAGGAAAAGAACAAAAGGGGAGAGGTTGAGATTCCCGAGGAAATTCCGGGTAAACTAAAGGATTTACTGGAGAGAATGCTGGAAGTGGATTACAAAAGGAGGTTCAGAACCGCAAGAGAACTGAAAGAGTACATGGTTAAGGAGGGCTTGATTTGA
- the def gene encoding peptide deformylase, with amino-acid sequence MVRDIVIYPNEILKKPTEKVDVIDKEVKNLIRDMFDTMYEAEGVGLAANQIGVPLSVMVIDTSPKEDAPPLKLVLINPEIKEGEGKIKYKEGCLSFPGLSVEVERFQKVKVNALNEHGEPVELTLEGFPAIVFQHELDHLKGITFVDRLKGWRRRMALEKYQKLLKSRK; translated from the coding sequence ATGGTCAGAGACATAGTAATTTACCCCAACGAAATCTTGAAGAAACCGACCGAAAAAGTTGACGTAATAGATAAAGAGGTTAAGAACCTCATAAGGGATATGTTCGATACCATGTACGAAGCGGAAGGTGTGGGACTCGCCGCAAACCAGATAGGTGTTCCCTTGAGCGTTATGGTCATAGATACCTCACCCAAAGAAGACGCCCCTCCCCTCAAGCTCGTACTCATAAACCCCGAAATAAAGGAAGGAGAGGGAAAGATTAAGTACAAGGAGGGATGTCTTTCCTTTCCGGGCCTCAGCGTTGAGGTAGAGCGTTTTCAAAAGGTAAAGGTAAACGCTTTAAACGAACACGGAGAACCCGTTGAGTTAACTCTGGAGGGATTTCCAGCGATAGTTTTCCAGCACGAGCTTGACCACCTGAAGGGCATAACTTTTGTGGACAGACTCAAGGGCTGGCGAAGGAGAATGGCACTCGAGAAGTACCAGAAACTCCTCAAGTCCAGAAAATGA
- the trpE gene encoding anthranilate synthase component I has protein sequence MNLNLSLEEVRKLSENYNVIPLYTELLVDTETPLSIFLKLKEKGQFNILLESAEGGEKWGRYSFIITGSSFYLRTRKDIGEIYERGKVNFFETKDPLSKIKEVVKKFIPYHDERLPRFWGGLVGYFAYDVVKFYEPVEDKNPDPIHTYDIYLVLTDVVVIHDNLTGKIKVVVPIFAQNGIEEEYERAKNLIRDTVKKLKERGTTFLNVVEKEPDFKNWRSNFTKEEFEDIVKKAKEYIAQGDVIQVVLSQRFRKRFKGNPDNIYRVLRFLNPSPYMYYLDFDQLKVIGSSPEILVRLEEGRIETRPIAGTRKRGRTEEEDKRLEEDLLSDEKERAEHLMLVDLARNDIGRVAKTGSVRVENFMRIERYSHVMHIVSDVVGELREGYDALDVLKATFPAGTVSGAPKVRAMQIIEELENERRGIYAGSVGYISFQGNMDMAIAIRTAVYRDRDIFVQAGAGIVADSVPEKEWEETVNKAKALMKAIEIAEESQEE, from the coding sequence ATGAATTTAAACCTCAGCCTTGAGGAAGTAAGAAAACTATCAGAGAATTACAACGTTATTCCCTTATATACGGAACTTCTGGTGGATACTGAAACTCCTCTTTCTATTTTCCTCAAGTTAAAGGAAAAAGGACAGTTCAACATCTTACTGGAAAGTGCGGAGGGCGGTGAGAAGTGGGGAAGGTACTCCTTTATAATCACGGGATCTTCCTTTTACCTGAGAACGAGAAAAGATATCGGAGAGATTTACGAAAGGGGAAAGGTCAATTTCTTTGAAACGAAGGATCCTCTTTCAAAGATTAAGGAAGTTGTAAAGAAGTTCATACCTTATCATGATGAAAGATTGCCTAGGTTCTGGGGAGGGTTAGTTGGTTACTTTGCCTACGACGTGGTGAAGTTCTACGAACCTGTGGAAGACAAAAATCCCGATCCGATTCACACTTACGATATATACCTCGTGCTTACGGACGTTGTGGTTATCCACGACAACCTTACGGGAAAAATAAAGGTCGTTGTTCCCATCTTCGCACAAAACGGAATTGAGGAAGAGTACGAAAGGGCTAAAAACTTAATAAGGGATACCGTGAAAAAACTAAAGGAAAGGGGAACTACTTTTTTAAACGTTGTAGAGAAAGAACCGGATTTCAAAAACTGGCGTTCTAACTTCACAAAAGAGGAATTTGAGGATATAGTCAAAAAGGCAAAGGAGTACATAGCGCAGGGGGATGTGATACAGGTAGTTCTTTCTCAAAGATTCAGAAAGAGGTTTAAGGGTAATCCCGACAACATTTACAGAGTTCTCAGGTTCTTAAATCCTTCTCCCTATATGTACTACCTCGATTTTGATCAGTTAAAAGTCATAGGCTCTTCTCCCGAAATCCTCGTGAGACTGGAAGAGGGAAGGATTGAAACGAGACCTATAGCGGGGACGAGAAAGAGGGGAAGAACGGAAGAAGAAGATAAAAGACTGGAAGAGGATCTACTTTCGGACGAGAAGGAGAGGGCGGAACACTTAATGCTTGTTGACCTTGCGAGAAACGACATAGGGAGGGTTGCAAAAACCGGAAGTGTGAGAGTTGAAAACTTTATGCGGATAGAACGCTACTCCCATGTTATGCACATAGTGAGCGACGTTGTGGGAGAGTTAAGAGAAGGCTACGACGCTCTAGACGTCTTGAAGGCTACCTTTCCTGCGGGAACTGTTTCTGGAGCTCCCAAGGTAAGGGCTATGCAGATAATAGAGGAACTTGAAAACGAAAGGAGAGGAATATACGCGGGCAGTGTAGGTTATATATCCTTTCAGGGGAACATGGACATGGCGATAGCCATAAGGACTGCAGTTTACAGGGACAGGGATATATTCGTCCAAGCTGGAGCGGGAATAGTGGCGGACTCCGTTCCTGAAAAGGAGTGGGAAGAGACCGTAAACAAGGCAAAAGCGCTCATGAAGGCAATAGAAATTGCAGAGGAAAGCCAAGAAGAGTAA
- a CDS encoding type II secretion system protein GspD, with translation MKVMHILFLIILAFAFAEDTIPIKNITGSGSISVYKDGKVFHYKILEYFDERKKTLKAYVVRESIEEKKLHYGNFTIINADFQNLKLATILISLSKIANLNIVFSKELWKSRQEKFEPSKEYREEEGSLLRKEKGFLLQFSTLPRKVKVTRKEPVQEKEEYRIPSYLLHNVSLIINSPTPGYTLFTLFDTLLREYDLIAVKLSNNLIKISKKETLAFDVEGVDQSSINKLISKIKQYTSPSAKVLYDKDLGKIMVIDMAENIEKLRDLRVDLIELLMSRETTPGEKEKSKETTPREIETKVFYFKNKRDLEIALSRLKENFSGEVILNIDKDFNAIIVTSNRSVIKSVGTLLKDLTESIDKAYLITKIFYVRYISPYELKKKIEPMLSEVGEVYTLSVSNTDEKKELISYKNTPPATAFNEGTLEKEKAFFVPFNNAILIKDYPERIEKIREKFKKFLSEKPIKIKIRAKLVEVEKSLLRELGISWRTVFSKAYIPEFWQGETAFRTVTPGQPQSGLLTFTFQRNRLNLLEFKLLAYEQEGRAKNVAESYVITVNGEPAVISSGLEFPVTEVSLSGGIANVEPKYESIPIVLITTPVVLPDGNILLSVYLARRQINSVQEFPVTQTLTQKIPVFSTSRIDVKIPIKNGETVVIGGAVEKSDSITESGVPKLREVPLLGWLFKTQTKQLRDRELLIFITPEIIEED, from the coding sequence ATGAAGGTTATGCACATATTATTCTTGATTATATTGGCTTTTGCCTTTGCTGAAGATACAATACCCATAAAAAATATCACGGGAAGTGGAAGTATAAGTGTTTATAAAGATGGAAAAGTTTTTCACTATAAAATACTTGAGTATTTTGATGAAAGAAAGAAAACTCTTAAAGCATACGTTGTACGTGAGAGTATTGAAGAAAAAAAATTACACTATGGTAATTTTACTATTATCAATGCCGATTTTCAAAACTTAAAGTTAGCAACTATTTTAATTTCTCTGTCAAAAATAGCTAATTTAAACATAGTATTCAGTAAAGAGCTTTGGAAAAGTAGACAAGAAAAGTTCGAACCATCGAAAGAATATAGGGAAGAAGAAGGTTCTTTACTACGGAAAGAAAAAGGTTTTTTACTCCAATTTTCTACACTTCCAAGAAAAGTAAAAGTAACAAGAAAAGAACCTGTACAGGAAAAGGAAGAATACAGAATCCCTTCTTATCTTCTACATAATGTCTCGCTAATTATTAACTCCCCTACGCCGGGTTATACACTTTTTACTCTTTTTGATACTTTATTACGGGAATACGATCTTATCGCTGTAAAGCTTTCAAATAATCTAATAAAAATATCAAAAAAGGAAACATTAGCATTTGATGTAGAAGGTGTTGACCAATCTTCTATTAATAAACTGATTTCGAAGATAAAGCAATATACTTCTCCTTCGGCGAAAGTCTTATACGACAAGGATTTGGGAAAAATCATGGTCATTGATATGGCAGAAAACATAGAAAAGCTAAGAGATTTGAGAGTAGATTTAATAGAACTTTTAATGTCTAGGGAAACTACCCCAGGTGAAAAGGAAAAGTCCAAGGAAACTACCCCACGTGAAATTGAAACTAAGGTTTTTTACTTCAAGAATAAAAGAGATTTAGAAATAGCCTTAAGTAGATTGAAGGAAAATTTTTCGGGAGAAGTAATCCTAAATATAGACAAAGACTTTAATGCCATTATAGTAACAAGTAATAGATCGGTAATAAAATCTGTCGGCACTCTGCTTAAAGATTTGACGGAAAGTATCGATAAAGCTTATTTGATTACCAAGATTTTCTATGTTAGATATATTTCCCCTTACGAACTTAAAAAGAAAATAGAACCTATGCTTTCCGAGGTTGGAGAAGTATACACGTTGAGCGTTTCGAACACAGATGAAAAGAAAGAATTAATAAGCTATAAAAATACTCCTCCAGCTACCGCTTTTAACGAAGGAACTTTGGAGAAAGAAAAAGCATTTTTTGTTCCGTTTAACAACGCAATTCTCATAAAGGATTACCCTGAAAGGATAGAAAAAATCAGAGAAAAATTTAAAAAGTTTCTATCGGAAAAGCCTATAAAGATAAAGATAAGGGCAAAGCTCGTGGAAGTAGAAAAGAGCTTACTGAGGGAGCTTGGAATTTCATGGAGAACGGTATTTTCAAAAGCTTACATTCCAGAATTCTGGCAGGGAGAAACCGCATTCAGAACTGTTACTCCCGGACAACCACAAAGCGGTCTGCTAACATTTACCTTTCAGAGAAACAGATTGAACTTACTTGAATTTAAACTTCTCGCTTACGAACAAGAAGGAAGGGCAAAGAATGTTGCAGAGTCTTACGTAATTACGGTTAACGGAGAACCTGCTGTAATATCAAGCGGTTTGGAATTCCCGGTAACGGAGGTTTCACTTTCAGGAGGGATAGCAAATGTGGAGCCTAAGTACGAGAGCATCCCTATAGTACTTATAACCACTCCCGTAGTGCTTCCCGATGGAAACATACTTCTGAGTGTTTACTTGGCGAGAAGGCAGATAAATTCCGTTCAGGAGTTTCCGGTGACTCAGACTTTAACCCAAAAAATTCCTGTCTTTTCTACTTCACGGATAGACGTAAAGATACCTATTAAAAACGGTGAAACTGTAGTAATAGGTGGGGCTGTCGAAAAGTCAGATTCAATAACGGAAAGCGGAGTACCAAAACTCAGAGAGGTTCCGCTACTTGGCTGGCTCTTCAAAACGCAGACTAAACAACTCAGGGACAGGGAACTGTTAATCTTCATAACGCCGGAAATAATAGAGGAAGATTAA
- a CDS encoding amidohydrolase, which produces MEKYDLLIKNVLIPEKEGEWDIAVKDGKIEKIGKNIVGEAKYTINGKGKIAFPSFANMHTHISMTLLRGLGADLPLHDWLQKVIWPLEGEFVSPEFVKDGALLGIVESIRSGTTLFMDMYFFEEAVAEACEDVGIRAGLGFGILDFPTKVAKTPEEYIQRARKFAEEFKNRELVFPVICPHAPYTCSPNTLRMAKELADEYGLLLHIHVAETKEEVERIKEQYGKTPVEHLESIGFLDKNVLCAHMVWTTEKEREILKERDVKIAHCPESNLKLASGIAPVPDYVKRGITVTLGTDGAASNDNLNMLEETSTCAKFHKGYNLDAKAIDAGTALKIATENGFKVAGIKAGKVEEGYEADLILVDTDFPEFQPLYDPISQFVYSANSECIDTVICKGKVLMEKRELKTVDQEEIFAKARKWREKILSKLSSL; this is translated from the coding sequence ATGGAGAAGTACGATCTTTTGATAAAAAACGTCCTGATTCCAGAAAAGGAAGGAGAGTGGGACATAGCGGTAAAAGACGGAAAGATAGAAAAGATAGGGAAAAACATCGTGGGCGAAGCAAAGTACACGATAAACGGGAAGGGCAAGATAGCTTTTCCTTCCTTTGCTAATATGCACACACACATCTCAATGACTCTTCTGAGAGGTCTTGGAGCGGACCTTCCCCTTCACGACTGGCTCCAAAAAGTAATATGGCCCTTAGAGGGAGAGTTCGTTTCCCCTGAATTTGTCAAAGACGGGGCACTCCTGGGTATAGTGGAGTCAATAAGGAGCGGAACTACGCTCTTTATGGATATGTACTTCTTTGAAGAGGCTGTGGCGGAGGCATGTGAAGATGTTGGGATAAGGGCGGGACTCGGTTTCGGAATCCTCGACTTTCCGACAAAAGTGGCAAAAACACCCGAGGAGTACATACAGAGAGCCAGAAAGTTTGCAGAGGAGTTTAAGAACAGAGAACTCGTATTTCCCGTAATATGCCCTCACGCTCCCTACACCTGTTCACCGAATACGTTAAGAATGGCAAAGGAACTGGCGGACGAATACGGATTGCTTCTCCACATACACGTTGCGGAAACGAAAGAGGAAGTTGAAAGGATAAAGGAGCAGTACGGAAAAACTCCCGTAGAACACTTAGAGAGCATAGGATTTCTAGACAAAAACGTCCTGTGTGCGCACATGGTGTGGACCACTGAAAAAGAAAGGGAAATACTGAAAGAAAGAGACGTAAAAATAGCCCACTGTCCAGAAAGTAACTTGAAATTGGCATCCGGTATAGCTCCCGTACCCGATTATGTGAAAAGAGGAATAACCGTCACGCTCGGCACAGACGGTGCCGCTTCCAACGACAACTTGAACATGCTTGAAGAGACTTCCACCTGTGCAAAATTCCACAAGGGCTATAACCTGGATGCAAAAGCGATAGACGCCGGAACAGCTTTAAAAATTGCAACGGAAAACGGCTTTAAGGTTGCGGGAATAAAGGCAGGAAAGGTAGAGGAAGGCTACGAAGCGGATTTAATACTTGTAGATACAGATTTTCCCGAGTTTCAGCCGCTTTACGATCCTATTTCTCAGTTCGTTTACTCCGCAAACAGCGAGTGTATAGACACAGTCATATGTAAGGGAAAGGTTTTAATGGAAAAGAGGGAACTTAAAACAGTGGATCAGGAAGAAATTTTCGCAAAGGCGAGAAAGTGGAGGGAAAAGATACTTTCAAAACTTTCCTCCCTTTAA